One segment of Gadus chalcogrammus isolate NIFS_2021 chromosome 8, NIFS_Gcha_1.0, whole genome shotgun sequence DNA contains the following:
- the LOC130386906 gene encoding zinc finger protein 862-like, producing the protein MGADGAAVNLGHKGGVIALLQQEAGDFIVPFHCMPHRLELAMLSVQRDNAMIGQVYDMLNMVWKTYHFSPKSMRELKALGEDLGVNVLVPSGVRGTRWLPHVSRALETLLRPGKDNHGQFTAVYCHMDHLAGSSANADIAGRARKIKKTMGDGTFVAFCHFLADVFSGLTKFSLLQKNEIILPQAVCGLQNLLATTEVMEARPKPGGRLSQLQDALRQQKRQQEEQGEIPNYKFQVKY; encoded by the exons ATGGGGGCAGATGGTGCTGCTGTGAATCTTGGCCATAAAGGGGGAGTCATCGCCCTTTTGCAGCAAGAAGCTGGGGACTTCATTGTCCCTTTTCATTGCATGCCTCACAG ATTGGAACTGGCCATGTTGTCTGTCCAGCGGGACAATGCCATGATTGGTCAGGTATATGACATGCTTAACATGGTTTGGAAGACCTATCACTTCAGTCCCAAATCGATGAGGGAGCTCAAGGCCCTTGGAGAAGACCTTGGGGTGAATGTGCTCGTCCCCAGTGGGGTTAGAGGGACGCGATGGCTTCCTCATGTCTCCAGGGCCCTGGAGACCCTCCTCAGACCTGGGAAGGACAACCATGGGCAGTTCACTGCAGTTTACTGCCATATGGACCACTTGGCAGGGTCTTCTGCCAATGCAGATATTGCAGGGCGAGCCAGAAAG ATCAAGAAAACTATGGGGGATGGCACATTTGTTGCATTCTGCCACTTCCTTGCTGATGTGTTTTCTGGGCTCACAAAGTTCAGTCTCCTCcagaaaaatgaaataatacTTCCTCAA GCAGTTTGTGGGCTTCAAAATCTTCTGGCGACCACAGAGGTCATGGAAGCAAGGCCCAAACCAGGGGGCAGACTGTCACAGCTCCAGGACGCACTTCGGCAACAGAAGAGACAACAAGAAGAACAGGGGGAAATCCCAAATTACAAGTTTCAGGTAAAATATTAA